A genomic region of Zea mays cultivar B73 chromosome 6, Zm-B73-REFERENCE-NAM-5.0, whole genome shotgun sequence contains the following coding sequences:
- the LOC100280222 gene encoding MYB transcription factor, producing the protein MTELWMEVLPPPYFAGQAAGGWFLPDRRAGPGAWTLEENKMFERALARVDWDAPDRWERVAALLPGRTASDVAAHYDDLECDVGCIEAGFVPFPCYGSGGGASQSAGFTFDWDAGGLGFKRSCYVVGGGKRERGPDQERKKGVPWTEEEHKQFLMGLKKYGRGDWRNISRNFVTSRTPTQVASHAQKYFIRLNSGGKDKRRSSIHDITTVNLPDDDAGGTASASPPSVLTSASAPSSTGGGGPVVSEQFGVLVDSKPPAPHHHFVPHPYGNVKLEPVSSHHGGFLDDSVLMQMHCGQLQPLG; encoded by the exons ATGACGGAGCTGTGGATGGAGGTGCTGCCGCCGCCCTACTTCGCGGGGCAGGCGGCGGGCGGGTGGTTCCTGCCGGACCGGCGGGCCGGGCCCGGGGCGTGGACGCTGGAGGAGAACAAGATGTTCGAGCGCGCGCTGGCGAGGGTCGACTGGGACGCGCCGGACCGGTGGGAGCGGGTGGCCGCGTTGCTGCCCGGCAGGACGGCGTCCGACGTCGCGGCCCACTACGACGACCTGGAGTGCGATGTCGGCTGCATCGAGGCAGGCTTCGTGCCCTTCCCCTGctacggcagcggcggcggcgcgtcGCAGTCCGCCGGGTTCACGTTCGACTGGGACGCCGGCGGGCTGGGCTTTAAGCGCTCCTGCTACGTGGTCGGCGGCGGCAAGCGCGAGCGCGGGCCGGACCAGGAGCGCAAGAAGGGCGTCCCCTGGACGGAGGAAGAGCACAA GCAGTTCTTGATGGGCCTGAAGAAGTACGGGCGAGGGGACTGGAGGAACATCTCGCGCAACTTCGTGACGAGCCGGACGCCGACGCAGGTGGCCAGCCACGCGCAGAAGTACTTCATCCGCCTCAACTCCGGCGGCAAGGACAAGCGCCGCTCCAGCATCCACGACATCACCACCGTCAACCTCCCCGACGACGACGCGGGCGGCACCGCCTCCGCCTCGCCGCCCTCCGTGCTCACCTCCGCCTCCGCGCCCTCGTccaccggcggcggcggcccggTCGTCTCCGAGCAGTTCGGCGTGCTCGTCGACAGCAAGCCCCCGGCGCCGCACCACCACTTCGTGCCGCACCCGTACGGCAACGTGAAGCTCGAGCCCGTCAGTTCCCACCACGGCGGGTTCCTGGACGACTCTGTCCTGATGCAGATGCACTGCGGGCAGCTGCAGCCTCTCGGATGA